A DNA window from Nyctibius grandis isolate bNycGra1 chromosome 25, bNycGra1.pri, whole genome shotgun sequence contains the following coding sequences:
- the LOC137673456 gene encoding FAD-dependent oxidoreductase domain-containing protein 1-like: protein MLPVPREEGAQVALLSPTQLKGKFPWMATEDVAVGSYGLEDEGLFDPWTLVNAFRRKATSLGVHSCSGEVRGFVTSAEDMMPRHGPAPLSARIKYVHIHMPDSREYQPVSCAIVVNGAGAWAGELLEGPGLPGGLCQPPLPIQPRKRYVYTWHCPDGPGLSCPFLIDTCGAYFRRDGIAGNYLGGMSPPEEEEPDPSDLSADDGFFQERVWPPLARRVPAFESLRPRCSWAGYYEHNAFDRNGVLGPHPRLENLFTAAGFSGHGLQHAPAAGRAVAELVVRGRYESLDLRRLGWRRLVEGQPLAEGGVV, encoded by the exons atgctgcctgtccccagggaggaagGGGCGCAGGTGGCCCTGCTGTCCCCTACCCAGCTGAAGGGGAAATTCCCCTGGATGGCCACGGAGGACGTGGCCGTGGGGTCATACG gTCTGGAAGATGAAGGCTTGTTCGACCCCTGGACCCTCGTCAACGCTTTTCGACGTAAAGCCACGTCCTTGGGGGTCCACAGCTGCTCCGGGGAGGTGCGAG gTTTTGTCACGTCGGCCGAGGACATGATGCCACGGCACGGACCGGCCCCGCTGTCCGCACGCATCAAATACGTCCAT atCCACATGCCGGACAGCCGGGAGTACCAGCCCGTGTCCTGCGCCATCGTGGTCAACGGCGCGGGCGCCTGGGccggggagctgctggaggggccggggctgcccggggggctctgccagccccccctGCCCATCCAGCCCAGGAAGAG gtACGTCTACACGTGGCACTGCCCCGACGGCCccggcctctcctgccccttCCTCATCGACACCTGCGGGGCCTACTTCCGCCGCGACGGCATCGCCGGCAACTACCTGGGGGGCATGAGCCCCCCCGAG gagGAGGAGCCGGACCCCAGCGACCTCTCGGCAGATGACGGGTTTTTCCAGGAGCGGGTCTGGCCGCCGCTCGCCCGCCGCGTCCCGGCCTTCGAGTCCCTCCGTCCCCGCTGCTCGTGGGCCGGTTACTACGAGCACAATGCGTTCGACCGGAACGGGGTGCTGGGCCCGCACCCCCGGCTCGAGAACCTCTTCACGGCGGCGGGGTTCAGCGGGCACGGGCTGCAGCACgcgccggcggcgggcagggccgtgGCCGAGCTGGTGGTGAGGGGCCGCTACGAGAGCCTGGACCTGCggaggctgggctggaggaggctggtggAGGGGCAGCCGCTGGCGGagggtggggtggtgtga